One genomic region from Electrophorus electricus isolate fEleEle1 chromosome 25, fEleEle1.pri, whole genome shotgun sequence encodes:
- the LOC113575381 gene encoding uncharacterized protein LOC113575381 isoform X2, producing the protein MDLQNIVVSCLFFLTVHRVWMTELPPPPPQHIQIHSSVLMWNSPGDDRNVTYTVQYSSAPGELWDSMTGCSQLQCDFAAKDFYGKVFRVRAERGNLSSDWQQSEQVQCIHNKVQLQRKHRDSSLKKEYGGHITFRLLYWKTTSPNDKQENNEYTNPIIMNDLEPGKNYCFQFDYLYFHKPYGNPSRLICKEIPETSFGRTLRVIVSGVLTVVVLAIFGGWLYFAYKNYRKIKQYLQPPLDIPQHFQEFLSSEFYEHQVDLPSNQDAEVGKIITFASEQTQMEPKVVDKEKI; encoded by the exons ATGGATTTGCAAAACATAGTCGTTTCTTGTCTGTTCTTCCTCACTGTCCATCGCG TATGGATGACGGaattaccaccaccaccaccacagcacaTTCAAATCCACTCATCAGTGTTGATGTGGAATTCCCCTGGAGATGACAGGAATGTGACTTATACAGTTCAGTACAGCAG TGCGCCAGGGGAATTGTGGGACAGCATGACTGGCTGCAGTCAGCTGCAGTGTGACTTTGCTGCTAAGGATTTCTATGGGAAGGTGTTTCGTGTGCGAGCAGAAAGAGGAAACCTGTCATCAGATTGGCAGCAGTCAGAGCAGGTTCAATGCATACACA ACAAAGTGCAActgcagaggaaacacagagacagtagcCTGAAGAAAGAGTATGGAGGTCACATCACCTTTAGACTTCTATACTGGAAAACAACCAGTCCAAATGATAAACAG GAGAATAATGAGTATACCAACCCCATCATCATGAACGACCTTGAGCCAGGAAAGAACTACTGTTTCCAGTTTGACTATTTGTATTTCCATAAACCCTATGGAAACCCCAGCCGCTTAATTTGCAAAGAGATCCCTGAAACAT CTTTTGGTCGGACCCTTCGTGTTATCGTCTCAGGTGTGCTAACTGTAGTGGTATTGGCCATTTTTGGGGGTTGGCTTTATTTTGCTTACAAAAACTacagaaaaatcaaacaatatCTTCAGCCACCTCTGGATATTCCTCAACACTTTCAAGag tTTTTGTCAAGTGAATTTTATGAGCACCAAGTTGATCTCCCCAGCAATCAAGATGCTGAAGTGGGCAAGATCATAACTTTTGCATCAGAACAGACTCAAATGGAGCCAAAAGTGGTAGATAAGGAGAAGATTTGA
- the LOC113575381 gene encoding interferon alpha/beta receptor 1-like isoform X1: MDLQNIVVSCLFFLTVHRVWMTELPPPPPQHIQIHSSVLMWNSPGDDRNVTYTVQYSSAPGELWDSMTGCSQLQCDFAAKDFYGKVFRVRAERGNLSSDWQQSEQVQCIHINTCAPIINLSIVSDKVQLQRKHRDSSLKKEYGGHITFRLLYWKTTSPNDKQENNEYTNPIIMNDLEPGKNYCFQFDYLYFHKPYGNPSRLICKEIPETSFGRTLRVIVSGVLTVVVLAIFGGWLYFAYKNYRKIKQYLQPPLDIPQHFQEFLSSEFYEHQVDLPSNQDAEVGKIITFASEQTQMEPKVVDKEKI, translated from the exons ATGGATTTGCAAAACATAGTCGTTTCTTGTCTGTTCTTCCTCACTGTCCATCGCG TATGGATGACGGaattaccaccaccaccaccacagcacaTTCAAATCCACTCATCAGTGTTGATGTGGAATTCCCCTGGAGATGACAGGAATGTGACTTATACAGTTCAGTACAGCAG TGCGCCAGGGGAATTGTGGGACAGCATGACTGGCTGCAGTCAGCTGCAGTGTGACTTTGCTGCTAAGGATTTCTATGGGAAGGTGTTTCGTGTGCGAGCAGAAAGAGGAAACCTGTCATCAGATTGGCAGCAGTCAGAGCAGGTTCAATGCATACACA TTAACACATGTGCTCCCATAATAAACCTGTCCATTGTATCAGACAAAGTGCAActgcagaggaaacacagagacagtagcCTGAAGAAAGAGTATGGAGGTCACATCACCTTTAGACTTCTATACTGGAAAACAACCAGTCCAAATGATAAACAG GAGAATAATGAGTATACCAACCCCATCATCATGAACGACCTTGAGCCAGGAAAGAACTACTGTTTCCAGTTTGACTATTTGTATTTCCATAAACCCTATGGAAACCCCAGCCGCTTAATTTGCAAAGAGATCCCTGAAACAT CTTTTGGTCGGACCCTTCGTGTTATCGTCTCAGGTGTGCTAACTGTAGTGGTATTGGCCATTTTTGGGGGTTGGCTTTATTTTGCTTACAAAAACTacagaaaaatcaaacaatatCTTCAGCCACCTCTGGATATTCCTCAACACTTTCAAGag tTTTTGTCAAGTGAATTTTATGAGCACCAAGTTGATCTCCCCAGCAATCAAGATGCTGAAGTGGGCAAGATCATAACTTTTGCATCAGAACAGACTCAAATGGAGCCAAAAGTGGTAGATAAGGAGAAGATTTGA